One Terriglobia bacterium DNA segment encodes these proteins:
- the coaBC gene encoding bifunctional phosphopantothenoylcysteine decarboxylase/phosphopantothenate--cysteine ligase CoaBC: MKIALGVCGGIAAYKAAELVRQFQDRGIRVQVIMTRAAQEFIRPLTFAALSGEKVITDLFGHGAEQPNIDSAVEHIAVAQSIDALVVAPATADTLAKFAHGLADDFLSTLFLATTAPVVVAPAMNVNMWENAVTQANVAKLKERGVRVVEPDSGYLACGMTGPGRLAANEGIVAAVMDVLGAHQDFAGETVLITAGPTREPIDPVRYIGNRSSGKMGYALAEAVLRRGGRVVLVTGPTALQPPGAAEVVPVETAAEMREAVLKRLPEATVVIKAAAVADYRPKQKSEKKIKRSGAMALELEPTVDILAEVGRKRDSQIVIGFAAETDNVLENARKKLAAKSVDAIVVNDVSRRGIGMDSDRNAVTILTASETMEVPETTKWEVAHRVLDAVLRIRQHRHQPAATRH, translated from the coding sequence ATGAAGATCGCTCTCGGCGTCTGCGGAGGCATTGCCGCCTACAAGGCGGCGGAGCTGGTACGCCAGTTCCAGGACCGTGGCATTCGCGTGCAGGTGATCATGACGCGCGCGGCCCAGGAGTTCATCCGGCCCCTGACCTTCGCCGCGCTCTCCGGCGAGAAGGTGATCACCGACCTCTTCGGACACGGCGCCGAGCAGCCCAACATCGACTCCGCGGTCGAACACATCGCGGTGGCGCAGTCCATCGACGCGCTGGTGGTGGCCCCCGCCACCGCCGACACCCTCGCCAAGTTTGCTCATGGCCTGGCGGACGACTTCCTCTCCACACTCTTCCTCGCCACCACGGCGCCGGTCGTGGTCGCTCCCGCGATGAACGTCAACATGTGGGAGAACGCGGTGACGCAGGCCAACGTGGCCAAGCTGAAGGAGCGCGGAGTGCGCGTGGTCGAGCCCGACTCGGGCTACCTGGCGTGCGGCATGACCGGCCCCGGCCGCCTGGCCGCGAACGAGGGGATCGTCGCCGCGGTCATGGACGTGCTCGGCGCGCACCAGGATTTCGCCGGTGAGACCGTGCTCATCACCGCCGGTCCCACGCGCGAGCCCATCGATCCGGTGCGCTACATCGGCAACCGCTCCAGCGGAAAGATGGGGTATGCGCTCGCCGAAGCCGTGCTGCGGCGCGGCGGACGGGTTGTGCTGGTCACCGGTCCGACGGCGCTGCAACCGCCCGGCGCCGCCGAAGTGGTTCCGGTCGAGACCGCGGCGGAGATGCGCGAGGCAGTGTTGAAGCGCCTGCCGGAAGCGACCGTGGTGATCAAAGCCGCAGCCGTCGCCGATTACCGTCCGAAGCAGAAGTCCGAAAAGAAGATCAAACGTAGCGGCGCGATGGCGCTCGAGCTCGAGCCCACCGTCGACATTCTGGCCGAGGTCGGCCGCAAGCGCGATTCGCAGATCGTGATCGGTTTTGCCGCCGAGACCGACAACGTGCTGGAGAACGCGCGCAAGAAGCTCGCCGCCAAGAGCGTGGACGCCATCGTGGTGAACGACGTCTCGCGCCGCGGCATCGGCATGGACTCCGACCGCAACGCTGTCACCATCCTCACCGCCAGCGAGACCATGGAAGTCCCGGAGACCACCAAGTGGGAAGTCGCGCACCGCGTGCTTGACGCGGTGTTGCGGATCCGCCAGCACCGCCACCAGCCGGCCGCCACGCGCCACTGA
- the rpoZ gene encoding DNA-directed RNA polymerase subunit omega: MKLIEGFDSNYRYILVAARRARQLQGGARPMVETVARKPCKIAQQEIEAGKVKFIVGAEKTPAAKASELLDQALGAPR; this comes from the coding sequence ATGAAGCTCATCGAAGGGTTCGACAGCAACTACCGCTACATCCTGGTGGCGGCGCGGCGCGCGCGCCAGCTTCAGGGCGGCGCTCGCCCCATGGTGGAGACAGTGGCGCGCAAGCCCTGCAAGATCGCGCAGCAGGAGATCGAGGCCGGCAAGGTGAAGTTCATCGTGGGCGCCGAAAAAACGCCCGCGGCCAAGGCCAGCGAATTGCTCGATCAGGCGCTCGGCGCTCCGCGATAG